A stretch of the Psychroserpens sp. Hel_I_66 genome encodes the following:
- a CDS encoding T9SS type A sorting domain-containing protein yields the protein MKKIYLVIFTILVCGFLNAQTIVTIDRANGPGPTATGNDPSISSIGFSRGPGVIQRNGVSFSTRNWDGTDQASAELIGDYIEWSVTSNASYDIQITEIDIRLRRNANGPSQIQLLYSLDGFTTAGIPLDEVSTLAANTNTTINIDGLNINSVASGTITFRLYAWNSTTNAGWLRIQPRAVWADYGIAEPGARLIGNIIPLSANSTDSNIVSTAFDPTDNISYSNFSATSGLTTSNAIKVAEFSIQDGGNTLSDADALSTILTNLDLNISNSSSLAALAIFDGSTNISEVTTVTENTSFSGITGLAAADNSSKTFSLYATFNSAVIDNDQFQITITSAVADGASGSIFNAVDAGGAQTSIAGNDNRIEVTATTLAFETQPTDTNLFETMTPFPTLIAVDVNGNLDTDYNGTINVIASGPLDPPNQTYSAVNGVAILNAIVFGQEATGVSLFAFSGSFFSGPSNAFDINGPLITVALQDFDGSTPEWTYTTNIPTFDNGWGIDGYYDVIDIANASPLDYSSFSNNIFGENDLNDEGDNGTTGFATLTFSTIDVSTYENIILSFDWQVIGFNTNSDDVRYRIIYDGVAQPNVFLLDGNFPATDGQGTVRFEIPDGVNTVGLEIDVRNNGLNEYSGFDNFKLVSVFDGLLYANNGWSPNQPSNSTGSENVYIYDGTYIIGSNIQANNFYVNSIGATSISSGQSLVANSSIINNGLIEMNSVSTSYSSLISDNVQGKVTYNRHVNQFADSGSSTGANDLISAPVTDSNQTFLAFRNANPDIPSGTIEGVPSFLFGPFDNSTNEYINYTPANDASVLNFGIGYRTASDTPTGSTFEFTGDVLTSTITTPITVGSASIFNLVGNPFSSYIRLSDFLADNNSEFSIFNSGVYGYDGAALDGFTIWNQAYSDANPTAKIAPGQGFLLASKAGGGTITFDANSRTTGTTDDFIVGRNALDNLAHLKLQLSRENALYKTDVYFNDNATLGMDPGYDSGLVGGQAPAFAIYSHLVENNSGMDLGVQSVQYDAVNNVIIPLGVNANQGEQLTISILENDVPDNVDVYLEDTVDNTFTLLNTSDFVITPSTNLSGTGRFFLRFSSEALSTQEATFETVQIYTTKSPKSLFIKGLLDQNTTLEIYDIQGRMILKSKLDTRSNSNEVDISEFTTGVYIVKLNNGSQQKSQKVIIN from the coding sequence ATGAAAAAAATTTACTTAGTAATTTTTACTATTCTTGTTTGTGGCTTTTTAAATGCACAAACAATTGTTACCATTGACAGAGCAAATGGTCCAGGACCTACTGCCACGGGTAACGACCCTTCTATATCATCGATAGGTTTCTCTAGAGGACCTGGTGTTATTCAACGTAACGGAGTTTCATTTAGTACCAGAAACTGGGATGGTACAGACCAAGCTTCAGCAGAATTAATAGGTGACTACATTGAGTGGTCTGTGACTTCTAATGCTAGTTATGACATTCAAATTACAGAAATTGATATTCGTTTAAGAAGAAATGCAAATGGTCCTAGCCAAATTCAATTATTATATAGTTTAGATGGTTTTACAACTGCGGGAATACCATTAGATGAAGTATCAACACTTGCTGCAAATACAAACACAACTATTAATATTGACGGATTGAATATTAACTCTGTAGCTTCAGGAACTATTACATTTAGATTGTACGCTTGGAACTCCACCACAAATGCTGGATGGCTTCGTATACAGCCTAGAGCTGTATGGGCAGATTATGGTATCGCAGAGCCTGGAGCGAGACTTATTGGGAACATAATTCCTTTATCTGCAAATAGCACAGATTCAAATATCGTGTCTACAGCTTTTGATCCTACAGATAATATTTCCTATTCAAATTTCTCAGCAACCTCTGGCCTCACTACTAGCAATGCTATAAAAGTTGCCGAGTTTAGTATTCAAGATGGTGGAAATACACTATCAGACGCTGATGCTCTTTCTACGATTTTAACCAATTTAGATCTTAATATCTCAAATAGTTCATCTTTGGCTGCTTTAGCCATTTTTGATGGGTCAACTAACATTTCCGAAGTAACAACTGTTACAGAGAACACTTCTTTTTCTGGTATCACCGGACTTGCAGCAGCAGATAATAGTTCAAAAACTTTTAGTCTTTATGCTACATTTAATTCCGCAGTAATTGATAATGATCAATTTCAAATCACTATTACATCTGCAGTTGCCGATGGAGCTAGCGGATCTATATTTAATGCGGTTGATGCTGGAGGAGCGCAAACCTCAATTGCTGGAAATGACAATAGAATTGAAGTTACAGCTACAACGTTAGCCTTCGAAACGCAACCAACAGATACTAATCTTTTTGAGACGATGACCCCTTTCCCAACGTTAATTGCTGTTGATGTAAATGGAAATTTGGATACCGATTATAACGGTACAATTAATGTTATTGCTTCTGGACCATTAGATCCTCCAAATCAAACTTATAGTGCTGTAAATGGTGTTGCCATATTAAATGCAATAGTTTTTGGCCAGGAAGCTACTGGAGTAAGTTTATTTGCCTTTTCAGGTAGTTTCTTTTCTGGACCAAGTAATGCTTTTGATATTAATGGACCTTTAATTACGGTAGCTCTGCAAGATTTTGATGGATCCACTCCAGAGTGGACCTATACAACAAATATACCTACATTTGATAATGGATGGGGAATTGATGGATATTACGACGTAATTGACATCGCAAACGCTTCTCCATTGGATTACAGCTCATTCTCAAACAATATTTTTGGAGAAAATGATTTAAATGACGAAGGTGATAATGGCACAACAGGATTTGCAACATTAACATTTTCAACTATTGATGTTAGTACTTATGAAAACATAATTTTGAGCTTTGATTGGCAAGTTATTGGATTTAATACTAATAGTGATGATGTACGTTACAGAATTATTTATGACGGTGTTGCACAACCTAATGTATTTTTATTGGACGGAAATTTTCCTGCAACAGATGGTCAAGGTACTGTTCGTTTTGAAATTCCAGATGGTGTAAATACGGTTGGTTTAGAAATTGATGTTAGAAATAATGGCTTAAATGAGTACTCTGGTTTTGATAATTTTAAATTGGTAAGTGTTTTTGACGGTTTACTATATGCGAATAATGGCTGGTCCCCTAACCAACCGTCTAATTCAACGGGATCTGAAAATGTTTACATTTATGATGGCACCTATATTATTGGTTCAAACATCCAGGCAAATAATTTTTATGTCAACTCAATTGGTGCAACATCTATTTCCTCCGGACAATCGTTAGTAGCCAATTCTAGTATTATAAATAATGGTTTAATTGAGATGAATTCAGTGTCTACTAGTTATTCGTCTTTAATTTCAGATAATGTGCAAGGTAAAGTGACGTACAATCGTCATGTCAACCAATTTGCAGACTCAGGATCATCTACCGGTGCCAATGATTTAATTTCTGCGCCTGTTACAGATTCTAATCAAACGTTTTTAGCATTTAGAAACGCTAATCCAGATATACCATCGGGAACTATTGAAGGCGTACCATCTTTTCTTTTTGGTCCGTTTGACAATAGTACAAATGAGTATATTAATTATACACCTGCAAATGATGCCTCAGTTCTTAATTTTGGTATTGGGTATAGAACAGCTTCAGACACACCAACGGGATCAACATTTGAGTTTACAGGTGATGTTTTAACCTCAACAATCACAACTCCTATTACGGTTGGTAGTGCTAGTATTTTTAATTTAGTAGGAAATCCTTTTTCTTCATATATAAGACTTTCAGATTTCTTGGCAGATAATAATAGTGAATTTAGTATTTTCAATTCAGGAGTTTATGGATATGATGGTGCAGCTTTAGATGGGTTTACGATTTGGAATCAAGCCTATTCAGATGCCAACCCAACTGCAAAGATTGCTCCAGGACAAGGTTTCCTTTTAGCTTCCAAAGCTGGAGGCGGTACAATTACTTTTGACGCAAATTCTAGAACTACAGGTACAACAGACGATTTTATTGTTGGGCGTAATGCACTAGACAATCTTGCTCACCTTAAATTGCAACTTTCTCGAGAGAATGCACTTTACAAAACAGATGTTTATTTTAATGACAATGCCACTTTAGGTATGGATCCAGGATACGATTCTGGTTTAGTTGGAGGTCAAGCACCTGCATTTGCCATTTATTCTCATTTAGTAGAAAACAACTCTGGTATGGATCTAGGAGTGCAATCTGTACAATATGATGCTGTTAATAATGTTATTATTCCTTTAGGTGTTAATGCCAATCAAGGAGAGCAATTAACAATTAGCATTTTAGAGAATGATGTACCAGATAACGTAGATGTGTATTTAGAAGATACCGTTGACAATACGTTTACATTGTTAAACACATCAGATTTTGTAATTACACCAAGTACTAATCTATCAGGAACAGGACGATTCTTTTTAAGATTTTCTTCGGAAGCGTTATCAACTCAAGAAGCAACTTTCGAAACAGTTCAAATATACACAACAAAGTCTCCTAAATCTTTATTTATAAAAGGTTTACTTGATCAAAATACCACGTTGGAAATTTATGACATTCAAGGTCGAATGATCTTAAAATCTAAATTAGATACCAGAAGCAATTCTAATGAAGTTGATATTTCAGAATTTACAACTGGAGTTTATATTGTGAAACTTAATAATGGTTCACAACAAAAATCTCAAAAAGTGATTATCAACTAA